The Actinoplanes sp. N902-109 genomic interval CCAACGCCTCCCGCGCGGACTGCGCCGCCCCCCGGGCCACCGCCACCAGATCGTCCGACTTGATCCGCCCGGCCCCTTCAGCCGCGGCCGCAACGACGGACAGCACCGTGCCCTCCACCGGCCGGGCCACCGCCGCATAAGCCGCCTCACTCGCCGTCTTCAGCGCCCGAGCCAGCTCACCACCGCGAACCGCAACAGCGGTCGAGAACGTGTCCGCCATCCCCCGCAGGATCTGCGAAATGATCACACCGGAATTGCCCCGGGCCCCCAGCAACGCGCCCCGAGCCATCCGCCGCATCACCCGCCCCGCGCGACCCCCACCGTCCCGGCTATCTCCACCCGGGCCGTCACCGCTCCGGGCGTCACCGCTGTCGCCACCATCGCTCACTTTGGCGACGCTGTCCCCAGTCACGCTGTGCAGATCGTCACTCCAGCGGTCGACGTCGTCTCCCGGGACGCTGTCTTTGCCGGCGCTGTGTGAACTGTCACTCCCGCGACCGGGGATTCCGCGACCGTCGATCATCGCTGCGTCATGGCGCTCGGCGGCACTGTTGGCGCTCTTTCGACCCTCGCCGCTGACGAGGTCGTTCGAGCTTGGGGCCGGGCCGGTCCCGTACGCGCTGCGGGCCTCGTCGTCCTCGTCCTCGTCGTCGGCCGCGCTGATCGCTTCGTGGGCCGAGGTGAGCGTCAGGACGAGGTTTGTGCCGGTGTCACCGTCCGGGACCGGATAGACGTTGAGCTGATCGATCTCGTGCTGGTGGGCGCGCAGCGCTGCCAGACCGGCGCCGCACCATCGGCGTACCGCAGCGGCGTCCAGCGTCTCCAGCACGCGAAAAGCCTACTAACCACCACTGACATTTGCCTGGGTGTGCTCGACCGGGGCCGATTCGCGGTGGGCGCGGTTCATCGGGTAACCTTGCCGGGTTGCCCGGGATCATCGTGCCCGGGGCACCCTCAGTTCGCAGCCGGTGTGAAGTTTCGGTACTGGCTTATCACTTTTTGGAGTACCCCGTGGCTAGCGTGTGCGACGTCTGTGGCAAGGGACCGGGCTTCGGCCACAACGTGTCCTTCTCGCACCGGCGGACCAACCGCCGCTGGAACCCGAACATCCAGTCGGTGCGCACCCCGGCCGGTGGCGGCAACACCAAGAAGCTCAAGGTCTGCACCTCGTGTATCAAGGCCGGCAAGGTCGTCCGCGCCTGACGCGCTCGCGCCGGGCTCGATCGAATCTCGCATCGTAGCCGCTGGGTCCCGGTGACCCGGCGGCTACGTGTGTTTCCACCCGGGCCCGTCGAGGGCGCCGGCACTTTTGCTGAGGTCGTCGCCATGGCTGCCCTGGCGCCGCGCGACGGCGGTCTTCCCGTCGGCCTCGGCCGCATAACGGCTCGGGTCCGGCTTCGCCGCTCGACCGCCCGGTTCCGCGCCCGCCGCTCGACTGGCGGTTCTGCGCTCGCCGCTCGACTGGTTGGTTCCCGCTCACCGCTGGGACGAGCGGGTTCGCCACGCGACCGGACCACATAACGTCTCGTCGCCTGGCCGATTGCGTCCGGCCCGCCGCACGACCGATCCGGCCCACCGCGCCACCGAGCGAGTTCGCCCGGGACTAGACCAGACCCCGCCCCGCTGCTTGACCGACCGCGTCCAGCCCGCCACACGACCGGGCCGGCCCACCGCGCAACCAGGCAAGTTCGCCACGCGACCGGACCAGATCAGGTCTCGTCGCCTTACAGACCGCGTCCAGCCCGCCGCACGACCGAACCGAACCGCCACGCGACCGGATCGGGTTCAGCCTCGCCGTTCGCCCGGCCGGGCCGATTTAGTCAGGCGACCGGCCGGGGCCGCTCAGCACGATCGATCGATTCCATCTCGCCGGGCGACCGGGCCGGCTCGCCGCGTGGCGCTGACCGTGGGCTGTCCGGCCGTAATGGCTGGCGGCAGCCGTACCCGACCGGCTGGCTCGGGTGCCGCGTCACGCTTGGTCCGCGCCGTTGAGGGCCGATCACATCCCGTTCGGGCCCGCCGCGGGCAACGGTCCGGCGCGGTCGCAGCCCGAAATCCGCCGCGATCCGCGCGGCCGGCCGTCGATCGTCACGCCTGCCGCGAGGCCGGCCAGGCCCGACCGCGAACAGCGCCGCCGCAGGTGATGCCAAGCCGAGCCGCCAGGTCAAAGCACGGGTAGGCGAGCCCTGCAGAAGGCGGAAAGTCAGAGGACCTTGGCGTACGAGAGGACCCCCGGCTCCCCCTTGTAGAAGCCGAAATCCTCGATGCGTTCGTAGCCGCACTTCTCGTACAGGGCGATGGCCTCGGGTTGCTTGTCGCCGGTTTCGAGGATGACGCGCTTGCGGCCGGCCGCGCGGGCTGATTCTTCGAGGGCGGCGAGGACTCGGCGGGCGATGCCGCGGCCGCGGGCCTGTTCGATGGTGAACATGCGTTTGAGTTCGGCGTCCGGGCCGTGGGTCCGCCAGCCGGCGCAGCCGAGGAGCCGGCCGGATTCCTCGGCCACCAGGAAGGCGCCGTTGGGCGGGGCGAAGTCGGACGGGGCGACCGGGGTGTCGTCGCCGCTGCCGCCGTAGCGCCGGCTGAGTTCGGCCAGCGCCAAGCCGATCAGGGCTTGCACGTCGGGGTCGTCGAAGCGGGCCTCGCGAATGTGTTCCACGGGTCACCAAGCTAACGGAAGTGGTCCCAGCCCATGCCGCCCTGCCAGGGCTTTTGGTCGACCGTCACACCGGTACCCTCGTGTACGCCGCCGATGGTGCGCCATTGCGGCGGCAGGGTGACCCCGGGTGGGAACGTGGCGGCCAGGGCGTGGTCGTCGCCGCCGGCCAGGAGCCATTCGTACGGGTCGACGCCAAGGGCTGAGGCCGCGTTGCGCATCTGGTCGGGCACCTCGAAGGCGTCGCGGCGCAGGTCGATGCCGACCACGCCGGCCGTTGCCACGTGGCCGAGGTCCTGCAGGAGGCCGTCGGAGACGTCGATCATGCTGGTGGCGCCCAGGTCGGCTGCCGCTTGACCGGCGTCGTACGGGACTTCGGGGCGCCGGTAGGCCTCGACCAGGACTTTGGGCGTACGGAACCCGCGGGAGAGCACCGTGTAACCCGCCGCCGCGTAGCCGGTGCGCCCGGCCAGGGCGACGATGTCTCCCGGTTGCGCGCCGGAGCGGACCACCGGGGCCCGGCCACCCAGGTCGCCCAGGGCTGTCACCGCGACGGTCAGGGTCGGGCTGGCCGACATGTCGCCGCCGACGACGCCGGCGCCGGCCAGCGCGGCCTCGTCGGACAGGCCGGTGGCCAGGTCCTCGGCCCAGGTCGCCGACAGGTCGGGCGGCACGCAGAGCGCCACCAGCAGCGCTGTCGGCCGGGCGCCCATGGCGGCGATGTCGGCGAGGTTGGCGGCTGCGGCCCGATGCCCGACGTCCTGCGCGCTGCACCAGTCGCGCCGGAAGTGGCGGCCCTCGACCAGCACGTCCGTGGACGCCACCACCCGGGCGTCGGGCGCGGCGACCAGCGCCGCGTCG includes:
- the rpmB gene encoding 50S ribosomal protein L28 — protein: MASVCDVCGKGPGFGHNVSFSHRRTNRRWNPNIQSVRTPAGGGNTKKLKVCTSCIKAGKVVRA
- a CDS encoding GNAT family N-acetyltransferase, which encodes MEHIREARFDDPDVQALIGLALAELSRRYGGSGDDTPVAPSDFAPPNGAFLVAEESGRLLGCAGWRTHGPDAELKRMFTIEQARGRGIARRVLAALEESARAAGRKRVILETGDKQPEAIALYEKCGYERIEDFGFYKGEPGVLSYAKVL
- a CDS encoding thiamine-phosphate kinase, with amino-acid sequence MSIAEAGEFGLIARITARLGSGAATLLGPGDDAALVAAPDARVVASTDVLVEGRHFRRDWCSAQDVGHRAAAANLADIAAMGARPTALLVALCVPPDLSATWAEDLATGLSDEAALAGAGVVGGDMSASPTLTVAVTALGDLGGRAPVVRSGAQPGDIVALAGRTGYAAAGYTVLSRGFRTPKVLVEAYRRPEVPYDAGQAAADLGATSMIDVSDGLLQDLGHVATAGVVGIDLRRDAFEVPDQMRNAASALGVDPYEWLLAGGDDHALAATFPPGVTLPPQWRTIGGVHEGTGVTVDQKPWQGGMGWDHFR